One Amycolatopsis tolypomycina DNA segment encodes these proteins:
- a CDS encoding SDR family oxidoreductase: MSEQREIVVTGGGTGIGLAIAGRFAAAGERVTVTGRRKDVLEAAAERIGARAVAFDASDPAAVQAALADLPARVDVLVNNAGGNTDRVREAPAPGDLKGLADAWQANFEANVLSAVLVTAALKPRFADNVRVVTLGSIAAKQGSGSYGAAKAAIEAWNTDLARQLGAAGTANVVAPGVVLDTEFFHGTLTEEWLAARLSVALNGRAGRPEEIADTVRFLAAPEAAHLTGQVVHVNGGAYGAR, encoded by the coding sequence ATGAGCGAACAGCGGGAAATCGTGGTCACCGGGGGCGGCACCGGCATCGGGCTGGCGATCGCCGGCCGGTTCGCGGCGGCGGGCGAGCGGGTGACCGTCACCGGGCGGCGCAAGGACGTCCTCGAAGCGGCGGCGGAGCGGATCGGCGCGCGGGCAGTGGCGTTCGACGCGAGCGACCCGGCGGCGGTGCAGGCCGCGCTGGCGGACCTGCCCGCACGGGTGGACGTCCTGGTCAACAACGCCGGCGGCAACACCGACCGGGTCCGCGAGGCGCCCGCGCCCGGCGACCTCAAGGGGCTCGCCGACGCGTGGCAGGCGAACTTCGAGGCCAACGTGCTTTCCGCCGTGCTCGTCACCGCGGCGCTGAAGCCGCGCTTCGCGGACAACGTGCGTGTCGTGACTCTCGGCTCCATCGCGGCGAAGCAGGGCTCCGGCTCGTACGGCGCGGCGAAGGCGGCGATCGAGGCGTGGAACACCGACCTCGCGCGGCAGCTGGGGGCCGCGGGGACGGCCAACGTCGTCGCGCCGGGCGTCGTCCTCGACACGGAGTTCTTCCACGGCACGCTGACCGAAGAATGGCTGGCGGCGCGGCTTTCGGTGGCGCTCAACGGGCGGGCGGGGCGTCCGGAGGAAATCGCGGACACCGTACGGTTCCTGGCGGCGCCGGAAGCCGCGCACCTCACCGGCCAGGTCGTCCACGTGAACGGCGGCGCGTACGGCGCCCGCTAG
- a CDS encoding cytochrome P450, with the protein MTAAPATPALPTTRPAGCPFDPPATYAALRETAPTSKVRCPAGMDAWLVTRYADVRAVLADRTMSSRGASSVHANPNADLDFEVSPGSIIQLDGADHSRLRKKVIPEFTVRRVEALRGYVRSLVDSHLDAMLAGPGRADLVQEFALPIPSLVICELLGVPYADRAHFQRQSATLVSTDATREEGEQAYDSLSGYLAELFVAKQRNPQDDLFSRLSVAGLTMEELVVLGLSLLVAGHETTANMIALSTLVLLEHPGQREVVLASPERAVEELLRYLSVVQWGVLRQATSDVQVGSHRVRAGEWLVAALNSANRDEEVFPGADKLDFDRESPRTHVAFGFGAHQCVGQQLARVELQEALTGLFRRVPELRLGVGREELEFKHNTLVYGVRELPVAWG; encoded by the coding sequence GTGACGGCCGCACCCGCAACCCCGGCCCTCCCGACGACCCGGCCTGCCGGCTGCCCGTTCGACCCGCCCGCGACCTACGCCGCACTGCGGGAAACCGCGCCGACGTCGAAGGTGCGCTGCCCGGCGGGCATGGACGCGTGGCTGGTGACGCGTTACGCCGACGTCCGCGCGGTGCTCGCCGACCGCACGATGAGCTCGCGCGGCGCGTCCTCGGTGCACGCGAACCCCAACGCGGACCTCGACTTCGAGGTCAGCCCGGGGTCGATCATCCAGCTGGACGGTGCCGACCATTCCCGGCTCCGGAAGAAGGTGATCCCGGAGTTCACGGTGCGGCGCGTGGAGGCGCTGCGCGGGTACGTGCGTTCGCTGGTGGACAGCCACCTCGACGCGATGCTCGCCGGGCCGGGGCGGGCGGACCTGGTGCAGGAGTTCGCGTTGCCGATCCCGTCGCTGGTGATCTGCGAGCTGCTCGGCGTGCCGTACGCGGACCGCGCGCACTTCCAGCGCCAGAGCGCGACGCTGGTCAGCACGGACGCGACGAGGGAGGAAGGCGAGCAGGCGTACGACTCGCTGTCGGGCTATCTGGCCGAGTTGTTCGTGGCCAAGCAACGGAATCCGCAGGACGACCTGTTCAGCAGGCTGTCCGTGGCCGGCCTGACGATGGAGGAGCTGGTCGTGCTCGGCCTGAGTCTCCTGGTGGCCGGCCACGAGACGACGGCGAACATGATCGCGTTGAGCACGCTGGTGCTGCTGGAGCACCCGGGGCAGCGCGAGGTGGTGCTGGCGTCGCCGGAGCGGGCGGTGGAGGAACTGCTGAGGTACCTGTCGGTGGTGCAGTGGGGCGTGCTGCGCCAGGCGACATCGGACGTCCAGGTCGGGTCCCACCGGGTCCGCGCGGGCGAGTGGCTGGTGGCGGCGCTGAATTCGGCGAACCGGGACGAGGAGGTGTTCCCGGGAGCGGACAAGCTGGACTTCGACCGCGAGTCGCCCCGCACCCACGTGGCGTTCGGCTTCGGGGCGCACCAGTGCGTGGGGCAGCAGCTGGCACGGGTGGAGCTGCAGGAGGCTTTGACGGGCCTGTTCCGGCGGGTGCCGGAATTGCGGTTGGGGGTGGGGCGGGAGGAGCTGGAGTTCAAGCACAACACGCTCGTGTACGGGGTGCGAGAGCTGCCGGTCGCTTGGGGGTGA